One genomic region from Accipiter gentilis chromosome Z, bAccGen1.1, whole genome shotgun sequence encodes:
- the SNX18 gene encoding sorting nexin-18 isoform X2 → MALRARALYDFRSENPGEISLREHEVLSLCSEQDIEGWLEGVNSRGDRGLFPASYVQVIRAAEPPPPARYANLPAGGFEPLPPPAAFKPAAQQPPPAAAAPEPFPLPPAAAAAAGYPFPPAPYGGSYQPSQGSDDDWDDDWDDSSTVADEPGSLGSSYPDYEAAGGAASGRYRLSTRSELSLGSRGGGGGGGHPAGHPHPPGGGGGGAKSSATVSRNLNRFSTFVKSGGEAFVLGEASGFVKDGDKLCVVLGPRGPEWQENPYPFQCSIEDPTKQTKFKGMKSYIAYKLVPSHTGQQVHRRYKHFDWLYGRLAEKFPVISVPHLPEKQATGRFEEDFISKRRKGLAWWMDHMCSHPVLAQCDAFQHFLTCPSTDEKAWKQGKRKAEKDEMVGANFFLTISVPAGPGASLDLQEVESQVDGFKAFTKKMDESALQLNHTANEFARKQVTGFKKEYQKVGHSFKCLSQAFELDQQAFSAGLNQAIAFTAEAYDAIGDLFADQPRQDLDPVMDLLALYQGHLANFPDIIHVQKGRFPV, encoded by the exons ATGGCGCTGCGGGCCCGGGCGCTGTACGACTTCAGGTCGGAGAACCCGGGGGAGATCTCGCTGCGGGAGCACGAGGTGCTGAGCCTCTGCAGCGAGCAGGACATCGAGGGCTGGCTGGAAGGCGTCAACAGCCGCGGCGACCGCGGCCTCTTCCCGGCCTCCTACGTGCAGGTGATCCgcgccgccgagccgccgccgcccgcccgctaCGCCAACCTCCCCGCCGGCGGCTTCGAGCCgctgccgccccccgccgccttcAAGCCGGCGGCGCAGcagcccccgccggcggcggcggcgcccgagcccttcccgctgccccccgccgccgccgccgccgccgggtaCCCCTTCCCGCCGGCGCCCTACGGTGGTTCCTAccagcccagccagggcagcgATGACGACTGGGACGACGACTGGGACGACAGCTCCACCGTGGCCGACGAGCCGGGCTCCCTGGGCAGCTCCTACCCCGACTACGAGGCGGCGGGCGGTGCGGCCTCCGGCCGCTATCGCCTGTCCACCCGGTCCGAGCTTTCCCTGGGCTCccgcggcggtggcggtggcggcggccaCCCGGCGGGCCACCCGcacccgcccggcggcggcggtggcggtgccAAGAGCTCCGCCACGGTGAGCCGCAACCTCAACCGCTTCTCCACCTTTGTCAAGTCTGGCGGGGAGGCCTTTGTGCTGGGCGAGGCGTCAGGCTTCGTGAAGGATGGGGACAAGCTGTGTGTGGTGCTGGGCCCCCGGGGCCCTGAGTGGCAGGAGAACCCCTACCCCTTCCAGTGCTCCATCGAGGACCCCACCAAGCAGACCAAGTTCAAGGGCATGAAGAGCTACATCGCCTACAAGCTGGTGCCCAGCCACACCGGGCAGCAGGTACACCGCCGCTACAAGCACTTTGACTGGCTCTACGGTCGCCTGGCCGAGAAGTTCCCCGTCATCTCCGTGCCCCACTTGCCGGAGAAGCAGGCCACCGGCCGCTTCGAGGAGGACTTCATCTCCAAACGACGCAAAGGCCTGGCCTGGTGGATGGACCACATGTGCAGCCACCCCGTGCTGGCTCAGTGCGATGCCTTCCAGCACTTCCTCACCTGTCCCAGCACGGATGAGAAGGCCTGGAAACAAGGCAAGCGCAAGGCTGAGAAGGACGAGATGGTGGGTGCCAACTTTTTCCTGACCATCAGTGTCCCTGCGGGCCCTGGGGCCAGCCTGGACTTGCAGGAGGTGGAAAGCCAGGTGGATGGCTTCAAAGCCTTCACGAAGAAGATGGACGAGAGCGCCCTGCAGCTTAATCACACTGCCAACGAGTTTGCCCGCAAACAAGTCACTGGTTTCAAGAAGGAATACCAGAAGGTGGGGCACTCCTTTAAGTGCCTCAGTCAGGCGTTTGAGCTGGACCAGCAGGCCTTTTCGGCTGGCCTCAACCAAGCCATAGCCTTCACTGCAGAAGCCTACGACGCCATCGGGGACCTCTTTGCAGATCAGCCCCGGCAGGACCTAGATCCTGTGATGGATTTGTTAGCGCTGTATCAGGGGCATTTGGCTAACTTTCCAGACATCATCCACGTCCAGAAAG gcaGGTTTCCAGTCTAA
- the SNX18 gene encoding sorting nexin-18 isoform X1 encodes MALRARALYDFRSENPGEISLREHEVLSLCSEQDIEGWLEGVNSRGDRGLFPASYVQVIRAAEPPPPARYANLPAGGFEPLPPPAAFKPAAQQPPPAAAAPEPFPLPPAAAAAAGYPFPPAPYGGSYQPSQGSDDDWDDDWDDSSTVADEPGSLGSSYPDYEAAGGAASGRYRLSTRSELSLGSRGGGGGGGHPAGHPHPPGGGGGGAKSSATVSRNLNRFSTFVKSGGEAFVLGEASGFVKDGDKLCVVLGPRGPEWQENPYPFQCSIEDPTKQTKFKGMKSYIAYKLVPSHTGQQVHRRYKHFDWLYGRLAEKFPVISVPHLPEKQATGRFEEDFISKRRKGLAWWMDHMCSHPVLAQCDAFQHFLTCPSTDEKAWKQGKRKAEKDEMVGANFFLTISVPAGPGASLDLQEVESQVDGFKAFTKKMDESALQLNHTANEFARKQVTGFKKEYQKVGHSFKCLSQAFELDQQAFSAGLNQAIAFTAEAYDAIGDLFADQPRQDLDPVMDLLALYQGHLANFPDIIHVQKGALTKVKESKRHVEEGKMELQKAEGIQERCNIISFATLAEINHFHKIRVRDFKSQMQHFLQQQILFFQKVTQKLEEALHKYDSV; translated from the exons ATGGCGCTGCGGGCCCGGGCGCTGTACGACTTCAGGTCGGAGAACCCGGGGGAGATCTCGCTGCGGGAGCACGAGGTGCTGAGCCTCTGCAGCGAGCAGGACATCGAGGGCTGGCTGGAAGGCGTCAACAGCCGCGGCGACCGCGGCCTCTTCCCGGCCTCCTACGTGCAGGTGATCCgcgccgccgagccgccgccgcccgcccgctaCGCCAACCTCCCCGCCGGCGGCTTCGAGCCgctgccgccccccgccgccttcAAGCCGGCGGCGCAGcagcccccgccggcggcggcggcgcccgagcccttcccgctgccccccgccgccgccgccgccgccgggtaCCCCTTCCCGCCGGCGCCCTACGGTGGTTCCTAccagcccagccagggcagcgATGACGACTGGGACGACGACTGGGACGACAGCTCCACCGTGGCCGACGAGCCGGGCTCCCTGGGCAGCTCCTACCCCGACTACGAGGCGGCGGGCGGTGCGGCCTCCGGCCGCTATCGCCTGTCCACCCGGTCCGAGCTTTCCCTGGGCTCccgcggcggtggcggtggcggcggccaCCCGGCGGGCCACCCGcacccgcccggcggcggcggtggcggtgccAAGAGCTCCGCCACGGTGAGCCGCAACCTCAACCGCTTCTCCACCTTTGTCAAGTCTGGCGGGGAGGCCTTTGTGCTGGGCGAGGCGTCAGGCTTCGTGAAGGATGGGGACAAGCTGTGTGTGGTGCTGGGCCCCCGGGGCCCTGAGTGGCAGGAGAACCCCTACCCCTTCCAGTGCTCCATCGAGGACCCCACCAAGCAGACCAAGTTCAAGGGCATGAAGAGCTACATCGCCTACAAGCTGGTGCCCAGCCACACCGGGCAGCAGGTACACCGCCGCTACAAGCACTTTGACTGGCTCTACGGTCGCCTGGCCGAGAAGTTCCCCGTCATCTCCGTGCCCCACTTGCCGGAGAAGCAGGCCACCGGCCGCTTCGAGGAGGACTTCATCTCCAAACGACGCAAAGGCCTGGCCTGGTGGATGGACCACATGTGCAGCCACCCCGTGCTGGCTCAGTGCGATGCCTTCCAGCACTTCCTCACCTGTCCCAGCACGGATGAGAAGGCCTGGAAACAAGGCAAGCGCAAGGCTGAGAAGGACGAGATGGTGGGTGCCAACTTTTTCCTGACCATCAGTGTCCCTGCGGGCCCTGGGGCCAGCCTGGACTTGCAGGAGGTGGAAAGCCAGGTGGATGGCTTCAAAGCCTTCACGAAGAAGATGGACGAGAGCGCCCTGCAGCTTAATCACACTGCCAACGAGTTTGCCCGCAAACAAGTCACTGGTTTCAAGAAGGAATACCAGAAGGTGGGGCACTCCTTTAAGTGCCTCAGTCAGGCGTTTGAGCTGGACCAGCAGGCCTTTTCGGCTGGCCTCAACCAAGCCATAGCCTTCACTGCAGAAGCCTACGACGCCATCGGGGACCTCTTTGCAGATCAGCCCCGGCAGGACCTAGATCCTGTGATGGATTTGTTAGCGCTGTATCAGGGGCATTTGGCTAACTTTCCAGACATCATCCACGTCCAGAAAG GAGCCCTTACCAAAGTAAAGGAGAGTAAGCGGCATGTGGAAGAGGGGAAGATGGAGCTCCAAAAAGCTGAGGGCATTCAAGAACGCTGTaacattatttcttttgcaaCCCTAGCAGAAATTAATCATTTCCACAAAATTCGTGTGAGGGACTTTAAATCACAGATGCAGCATTTCTTGCAACAGCAAATACTCTTTTTTCAAAAAGTGACACAAAAACTAGAAGAAGCTCTTCACAAGTATGACAGTGTTTAA